A genomic window from Brassica oleracea var. oleracea cultivar TO1000 chromosome C8, BOL, whole genome shotgun sequence includes:
- the LOC106307918 gene encoding aluminum-activated malate transporter 1-like, protein MEKLREIVREGRRVGEEDPRRIVHSFKVGVALVLVSSFYYYQPFGPFTDYFGINAMWAVMTVVVVFEFSVGATLSKGLNRGVATLVAGGLALGAHQLASLSGRTIEPILLATFVFVTAALATFVRFFPRVKATFDYGMLIFILTFSLISLSQFRDEEILDLAESRLSTVLVGGVSCILISIFVCPVWAGQDLHSLLVSNLDTLSHFLQEFGDEYFEARTYGNIKVVEKRRRNLERYKSVLNSKSDEDSLANFAKWEPPHGKFGFRHPWKQYLVVAALVRQCAHRIDALNSYINSNFQIPIDIKKKLEEPFRRMSLESGKAMKEASISLKKMTKSSSYDIHIINSQSACKALSTLLKSGILNDVEPLQMVSLLTTVSLLNDIVNITEKISESVRELASAARFRNKMKPTEPSVSLKKLDSGSTGCAMPINSRDGDHVVTILLSDDDKDDIDDDDDTSNIVLDDDTINEKSEDGEIHVQTSCVREVGMMPEHSLGVRILQI, encoded by the exons ATGGAGAAACTGAGAGAGATAGTGAGAGAAGGAAGGAGGGTAGGAGAAGAAGATCCGAGAAGAATAGTTCATTCTTTCAAAGTAGGGGTTGCTCTTGTTTTGGTCTCTTCTTTCTATTATTACCAACCTTTCGGTCCTTTTACGGATTACTTCGGTATCAATGCAATGTGGGCTGTCATGACCGTCGTTGTTGTCTTCGAATTCTCCGTAG GGGCCACACTTAGTAAAGGACTAAATCGAGGAGTGGCAACATTAGTAGCAGGAGGACTAGCACTTGGAGCTCATCAGCTAGCAAGTTTGTCTGGTCGAACAATAGAGCCCATTCTTCTAGCCACCTTTGTGTTTGTAACGG CTGCGTTAGCAACGTTCGTGAGGTTCTTCCCAAGGGTGAAGGCGACATTCGATTATGGGATGTTGATATTCATATTGACGTTCTCACTGATATCGTTGTCCCAGTTTAGAGACGAAGAAATATTGGATTTGGCGGAGAGCAGACTATCAACAGTGTTGGTGGGAGGAGTCAGTTGCATACTTATCTCTATCTTTGTCTGTCCTGTCTGGGCTGGACAAGACCTTCATTCTCTTCTTGTCTCCAACTTGGACACACTCTCCCACTTCCTTCAAG AGTTTGGGGATGAATATTTTGAAGCCAGAACATATGGGAACATCAAAGTGGTTGAGAAGCGGAGAAGGAATCTTGAGAGGTATAAGAGTGTTCTCAACTCAAAAAGTGATGAAGATTCTTTG GCTAATTTCGCAAAATGGGAACCGCCTCACGGCAAATTTGGATTTAGGCATCCATGGAAACAATATCTTGTCGTGGCTGCATTAGTCAGGCAATGTGCCCACCGGATTGATGCTTTGAATTCATACATCAACTCAAATTTTCAG ATCCCAATCGACATAAAGAAGAAGTTAGAAGAACCGTTTAGAAGAATGAGCTTGGAGTCAGGAAAAGCAATGAAAGAAGCATCAATTTCATTAAAGAAAATGACAAAATCATCTTCTTATGATATTCATATCATAAACTCACAGTCTGCATGCAAAGCTCTTTCCACATTACTCAAATCAGGCATCTTGAACGATGTTGAGCCTCTTCAAATGGTTTCATTGCTGACGACGGTCTCACTACTAAACGATATTGTCAATATAACCGAAAAGATCTCAGAATCTGTACGAGAGCTTGCATCCGCTGCAAGATTCAGGAACAAGATGAAGCCGACCGAACCGAGCGTGTCACTCAAGAAGTTGGATTCTGGAAGCACTGGTTGCGCCATGCCAATTAATTCTCGTGATGGCGATCATGTTGTCACGATCTTATTAAGTGATGATGATAAAGATGATATTGATGATGATGATGATACATCAAACATTGTTCTTGATGATGATACAATCAATGAAAAATCTGAAGACGGTGAAATACATGTACAAACGAGTTGCGTACGTGAGGTCGGGATGATGCCAGAACATTCATTGGGTGTTCGTATACTTCAGATTTGA